In Melopsittacus undulatus isolate bMelUnd1 chromosome 6, bMelUnd1.mat.Z, whole genome shotgun sequence, the following proteins share a genomic window:
- the LOC101878503 gene encoding protein shisa-1-like, protein MVRGALCALLLALRCSSGRAGEFCHGWAGSPQRWHRGFQCPERYDGPEATLCCGTCSLRYCCSSREARLEQARCPGEHPQPSPRPPVPVPVYLPFLLVGSVFVAFVVGGACIGICCCKCLKSQDEEQQSGLAPGQTWLLQPDLPSRLSSSSSATRSSPSNDAQSSSICMTLAPSLPPSLPILGLPEDARFLSPPPGSGQLLQPSCAMHRIPTDHTAAMAPASFLKRTIYGHSASASPLGVTQSDQMMYLGAHV, encoded by the exons ATGGTCCGGGGGGCTCTCTGTGcgctgctgctggccctgcgCTGCAGCTCGGGGCGGGCAGGGGAGTTCTGCCACGGCTGGGCTGGCAGCCCCCAGCGCTGGCACCGCGGCTTCCAGTGCCCCGAGCGCTACGATGGACCCGAGGCCACGCTGTGCTGCGGGACCTGCAGCCTGCGCTACTGCTGCTCGTCCAGAGAGGCGCGCCTGGAGCAGGCTCGGTGCCCCGGTGAGCACCCGCAGCCCAGCCCCAGGCCTCCGGTGCCAG TGCCTGTGTACCTGCCATTCCTTCTTGTTGGGTCCGTGTTTGTGGCATTTGTTGTTGGTGGAGCCTGCATTGGAATTTGCTGCTGCAAATGCTTAAAATCccaggatgaggagcagcaaAGTGGACTTGCACCTGGCCAGACCTGGCTACTCCAACCTGATCTTCCCTCTCGCCTCTCCAGTTCCAGTTCTGCCACCAGAAGCTCACCAAGTAATgatgctcagagcagcagcatctgcatgACTCTGGCTCCATCCctacctccatccctgcccattCTTGGGCTGCCTGAAGATGCTCGGTTCCTAAGTCCCCCACCTGGCAGTGGACAACTCTTGCAACCTTCATGTGCTATGCACAGAATACCCACTGATCACACTGCAGCAATGGCTCCAGCATCCTTCCTTAAAAGAACAATCTATGGGCACAGTGCTAGTGCATCTCCTCTTGGGGTAACACAGAGTGACCAAATGATGTACTTAGGAGCACATGTCTGA